Part of the Caulifigura coniformis genome, GACCAGTTCTTCGCGCCGGAGATCGGGCCTCCCCGCGGGTCGAGCATCACGACGAACCCCGGCAGGTCCTCATTCTCCGAGCCGAGGCCGTAGTTCAGCCACGATCCGATGCACGGGCTTCCCGACAGCAGCCGGCCCGAGTTCATCATCAGCATTGCCGAGCCGTGAATCGGCGACTCGGCCGTCATGGAATGGATGAACGCAACGTCGTCGACGCACTTCGCAAAATGCGGAAACAGGTCGCTGACCGACTTTCCAGATTCCCCGTAGTTCTGGAACTTCCACCGCGGCTCGACGATTCGCCCTTCGTTTCTCTTACCGGCCCGGCCAAACGTCTTGAGCGCGATCGTCTGGTTGTCGCGCCCCTGCATTTCCGGCTTGTGGTCGAACGTGTCGATGTGCGACGGACCGCCGTACATGTAGAGAAAAATGCACGACGTCGCCTGCGGGTCGAACTGCGGCAGTCTGGGCGCCAGCGGATTCTCGAACGGCGTCTCGCCATCCGCCGCGACCGCCTGCGAAGTGAAGAAGTCGCTTCCCAGAAGTCCCGACAACGCGACGCCGCCAAAACCGGCGCCGGTCTCCCACAGCATCTGGCGGCGGGTCCGCCCGCAGAAACTCGACATGACGCAACTCTCCGCGATATCAGGGCGGCCCGTCGGCCGCACGTCGTGATCCCCTAGGATACCCGGTCTTTTGCCCCTCTGCGAGGTGCGGCGCCCCGCCCGAGTCGGCGACACGCCAGGTGTCCGACAGCGATCGCTCCGCTTCCATCTCCCCGCAACGCACTTCCGATCGGTCATCAACTTTCTTCGCGGGGAGAAGGTGGCCGCAACGCCGCGGCAAGTCGTCTGCTCCCATCATCGTTCGGCCGGTTTTCCGGATTTGGCGCGATCCCGGGAGGGGAGTCGTTCCGGCGTCGCATCACGTGAGTAGAATGGGAACCACGCCCACCATCAGGAGCTTGCGTTGCGTTCGACCCCCTCGACCTGTGCGATTTGCGGAACGACCCTCGAGGAGGGGGCGGCCGTCTCTTCCCCGATCTACCCGTTCTGCAGCGTGCGGTGCAAACAGATCGACCTCCTGCGCTGGTGCGACGGCCGCTACACCGTCGTGAACGACATGGACCCCGACCTGCTCCTGGAACTCGGAGAGAGAATGGGAGATCAGGACGAGTCCCCGGCGTAGTCCTCTGCAATCTGGCGTCGGGAAACGGGCAGGCAGGCGAATTGGGCAAGGCGACCGCCGCAGGGCTTCGGCAGGTTTGGCCACTCGGGATTTCCGTTCAGGCTGTTTCGTCGACTCTGCCGATAGTTCCGTTGACGCAAAGTTGACGGCCTGTGTGGATGAGCACACGGGCAGTCGATCGAGTGTCAGGTCACGGCAGGTGCGAGGAGGGCGATCTTCGCGCACATATTCTCTGCCGGGGGGACCTTTCACGGATGGGGAAGGCTCGCCTTCACTGGCGAGGGGGAGGGGTCATGCGGCGAAGCGGACGAAGTCTGCTGCTGTTTTCGACGTTGGCGCTTGCGACGGGACCGGCCATGGCCGAGCAACCGGTCAGCAAGTCCGCCACACCCGCGACGAATTCGTCACCAGCATCAGAACCACAACTCCCGACGGCCGCAGATGTCGCCGTCGACATCGTCCAGCCCGGCACGTCGGCGAAGTCGGTTCGCGACTCGGCCCGGGCGGCCGTTCCCGTCGGCAAGCTCGCTCCGGAGCATCAGCGTCTGGCGCAGTCGGTGCTCGGTGACATCAGCCTGTTCCGCCGGCTGCCGACAGTCAGGGCGAAACTCGATCCCCGGGTTTACCAGTATTTCATCGACAATCCGG contains:
- the yacG gene encoding DNA gyrase inhibitor YacG, which translates into the protein MRSTPSTCAICGTTLEEGAAVSSPIYPFCSVRCKQIDLLRWCDGRYTVVNDMDPDLLLELGERMGDQDESPA